In one window of Prevotella sp. E13-17 DNA:
- a CDS encoding transposase — protein sequence MSRQARQTSGTGIYHVMMRGINHQNIFEDQEDYYQFLKTLDMMALSYEPDGTPSGRNYILYAYCLMTNHIHLLIREREDKIGMAIKRIASSYVYYYNHKYSRDGHLFRERFKSEPVNDIAYFVTLLRYIHQNPVKAGMVAEVKDYEFSSWDEYIDKNSTLFPLCDTRTVLNRIPFEELNELVNEPLSDDIVCLDIEDASKGRPSDDQVMMLIKEKTGATNSSAFQQLPADIKKSLLIELKGKRASLRQLERLTGISKSMIYRM from the coding sequence ATGTCAAGACAGGCGAGACAAACATCAGGCACTGGTATATATCACGTGATGATGCGTGGTATAAATCACCAGAATATTTTTGAGGATCAAGAGGACTATTACCAGTTTCTCAAGACTTTGGACATGATGGCTCTGTCGTATGAGCCTGATGGTACCCCCTCTGGAAGAAACTATATCCTTTATGCTTACTGTCTGATGACGAATCATATCCACCTGCTCATTCGTGAACGAGAGGATAAGATAGGTATGGCCATAAAAAGAATAGCTTCCTCTTATGTGTACTATTATAACCATAAGTATTCAAGAGACGGTCATCTGTTCCGCGAGCGTTTTAAGAGTGAACCTGTGAATGATATTGCTTATTTTGTAACGCTTCTCAGGTATATACACCAAAACCCTGTGAAGGCAGGTATGGTGGCAGAGGTGAAGGATTATGAGTTCAGTAGTTGGGATGAGTACATTGATAAGAATAGTACGTTGTTCCCTTTATGTGATACTCGCACTGTTTTGAACCGAATACCCTTTGAGGAGTTGAATGAACTAGTGAATGAGCCTTTGTCTGATGATATTGTTTGCCTTGACATAGAAGATGCTTCGAAAGGACGTCCTTCGGATGATCAGGTTATGATGCTGATCAAAGAAAAGACTGGCGCAACGAATAGCAGCGCATTTCAACAATTGCCTGCAGATATAAAGAAGTCTCTGTTAATAGAATTGAAGGGTAAAAGAGCATCATTGCGTCAATTGGAGAGATTGACAGGAATCAGTAAAAGCATGATTTATCGCATGTGA
- a CDS encoding AAA family ATPase — translation MTEQKNSVPLHLIREELCLAGISSEQEQRLHQLEARRRITPQTRLRPMEFLFRLGGSPCFARGELTGLSGKAKSGKTFVSSILMALCFRSQLLSVERIEQKRLHVLWYDTEQSEESTQDILRNRIIPLTGIAEEQFPNELMDVFNVRGEAMADRIGILELFVLRYQPDLVVLDGIRDLVADINDGVVAQDTIERLMRLASDNHCAIVCVLHQNKSQEDRNLRGWIGTELKNKAFEVYECSKSSERIFTWAQTDTRKYDIPTALQFAVNEEGLPYLCTHEELVEAQFRSQQKMAAKMQQGTNKLPDMNPKYVRKEGRKYVFDVKQLFADIMTPGQPYQQDTLKTQIYDATNAIKPKLHDEILQKAVAEKVLLCVTNPFGKKEYLLPLPDPVQQNLPF, via the coding sequence ATGACAGAACAGAAAAATTCAGTTCCTTTGCACCTGATTCGCGAGGAGCTGTGCCTGGCTGGCATCTCCAGCGAACAGGAACAGCGCCTGCATCAGTTGGAGGCCCGAAGACGCATCACGCCACAAACCAGGCTCCGTCCCATGGAGTTCCTGTTCCGTCTGGGCGGCAGCCCCTGCTTTGCGCGAGGCGAGCTCACCGGCCTGTCGGGCAAGGCCAAGAGCGGCAAGACCTTCGTCAGCAGTATCCTCATGGCCCTGTGCTTTCGCAGTCAGTTGCTCTCCGTCGAACGGATTGAGCAGAAACGGCTGCACGTGCTGTGGTATGACACCGAGCAGAGCGAGGAATCGACGCAAGACATCCTGCGCAACCGTATCATCCCCCTCACAGGCATCGCCGAGGAACAGTTCCCCAACGAGCTGATGGATGTGTTCAACGTCCGTGGCGAGGCCATGGCCGACCGTATCGGCATCCTCGAGCTCTTTGTGCTGCGCTACCAGCCCGACCTGGTGGTGCTCGACGGTATCCGCGACCTCGTGGCAGATATCAACGATGGCGTGGTGGCGCAAGACACCATCGAGCGACTGATGCGTCTGGCCTCCGACAACCATTGCGCCATCGTGTGCGTGCTCCACCAGAACAAGTCGCAGGAAGACCGTAACCTCCGTGGCTGGATAGGCACCGAACTCAAGAACAAGGCCTTTGAGGTGTATGAGTGTTCCAAGTCCAGTGAGCGCATCTTCACCTGGGCGCAGACCGACACCCGTAAGTACGACATCCCCACAGCACTCCAGTTCGCTGTCAACGAGGAGGGACTACCCTACCTGTGTACCCACGAGGAGCTCGTAGAGGCGCAGTTCCGATCTCAGCAGAAGATGGCGGCGAAGATGCAGCAGGGCACCAACAAATTGCCCGACATGAACCCAAAGTACGTACGCAAGGAGGGGCGCAAGTATGTCTTCGATGTCAAGCAGCTCTTTGCTGACATCATGACGCCCGGTCAGCCCTATCAGCAGGACACGCTGAAGACGCAGATCTACGATGCCACCAATGCCATCAAGCCCAAGCTGCACGACGAGATCCTGCAGAAGGCCGTCGCCGAAAAGGTCCTCCTCTGTGTCACCAATCCCTTCGGTAAGAAGGAGTATCTTCTCCCCTTGCCCGATCCAGTGCAGCAAAACCTACCCTTTTAG
- a CDS encoding DUF6371 domain-containing protein, protein MKYDDLNLKRIREVPIFDVCSKLGISLYGMGKITKRAKCWYHDDKHPSIHVNKKKNIYKCFVCGKGGDVIKLVQDYENKTFPEACDWLVNEFHIVLIDSEPLSAERYSSTAFSPQTSAKTSHFSPLISHLSSCTKGALTPLPPDLVQRSLSLDSQFCKSAISAGYLTDSQLRHAAARYRLGCSKDGGVIFWQIDDQQRVRTGKIMYYQPDCHRDKERHPTWVHALMKDTLPPNFEMQPCLFGLHLINSHPDPLMGRGYLSERATGGAVKPPNIGGGLAGVDASFSSFLRAEEKDSSQEKFGLHLLTLEQPTAGNSSKSNSKLNNSETNSVKFPSEAGPQTSAFSPQTSAGRYSSTAQFDFPLRAVEQNLPSEAGPKIAIVESEKTAIILSEKFPDFIWLSCGGLQMFKPELLEPLLQHRIIIFPDTDPQGEAFRQWTQVALDAQRLYKFRYPLRVSPLLEQHATPEQKEAKIDLVDFLFK, encoded by the coding sequence ATGAAATACGACGATTTAAATCTTAAGAGAATCCGCGAGGTACCTATCTTCGATGTCTGCTCCAAGCTCGGCATCTCGCTCTATGGCATGGGCAAAATCACCAAGCGTGCCAAGTGCTGGTACCACGACGACAAGCATCCCTCGATACACGTCAACAAGAAAAAGAACATCTACAAGTGCTTCGTCTGTGGCAAAGGTGGCGACGTGATTAAGCTCGTGCAAGACTACGAGAACAAAACCTTCCCCGAAGCCTGCGACTGGCTCGTCAACGAGTTCCACATCGTCCTGATTGATTCGGAACCGCTTTCAGCGGAAAGGTATAGCTCGACGGCCTTCAGCCCTCAGACATCAGCCAAAACCTCTCACTTCTCACCTCTCATCTCTCATCTCTCATCTTGCACCAAAGGCGCACTCACCCCTCTTCCCCCCGACCTCGTTCAGAGGTCCTTGTCCCTGGATTCGCAATTCTGTAAATCCGCCATCTCCGCCGGCTATCTCACCGATAGCCAGCTGCGCCACGCGGCAGCCCGCTACCGCCTTGGTTGTTCCAAGGACGGCGGCGTCATCTTCTGGCAGATCGACGACCAGCAGCGCGTGCGTACCGGCAAGATCATGTATTACCAGCCCGACTGTCACCGTGACAAGGAGCGCCACCCCACCTGGGTCCATGCCCTCATGAAGGATACTCTCCCTCCAAATTTCGAAATGCAACCATGTTTATTTGGTTTACATCTTATAAATTCCCATCCCGACCCTCTGATGGGTCGAGGATACCTTAGTGAAAGAGCGACAGGAGGAGCGGTTAAGCCACCCAATATAGGGGGTGGTTTGGCGGGGGTGGATGCTTCTTTTAGTTCTTTTCTTCGCGCCGAAGAAAAGGACAGTTCACAAGAAAAGTTCGGCCTCCATCTGCTGACTCTGGAGCAGCCTACGGCTGGAAATTCTTCAAAATCTAATTCAAAATTGAACAATTCTGAGACCAATTCTGTTAAATTTCCCAGCGAAGCTGGCCCTCAGACATCAGCCTTCAGCCCTCAGACATCAGCGGGAAGGTATAGCTCGACGGCACAATTTGACTTTCCCCTTCGGGCCGTCGAGCAAAACCTTCCCAGCGAAGCTGGCCCGAAAATAGCCATTGTGGAGTCAGAGAAAACGGCAATTATTCTTTCAGAAAAATTCCCCGACTTTATCTGGCTCTCATGCGGCGGCCTCCAAATGTTCAAACCAGAACTGCTGGAACCCCTGCTTCAGCACAGAATCATTATCTTCCCCGACACCGACCCACAAGGCGAAGCCTTCCGCCAGTGGACCCAGGTAGCCCTCGACGCCCAGCGCCTCTACAAGTTCCGCTATCCCCTCCGCGTCTCTCCCCTCCTGGAGCAGCACGCCACACCGGAACAGAAGGAAGCCAAGATAGACCTCGTGGACTTCCTCTTTAAATAA
- a CDS encoding helix-turn-helix transcriptional regulator has product MALSEHLKEKRKRYGLSQVEMAERAGVGLRFVRDLEQGKQTLRMDKVNDVLALFGECLGPVKTDNL; this is encoded by the coding sequence ATGGCTTTATCGGAACATTTAAAGGAAAAACGTAAGAGATACGGGCTCTCGCAGGTGGAAATGGCTGAGAGGGCCGGTGTGGGGCTCAGGTTTGTCAGGGACCTGGAACAAGGTAAGCAGACATTACGAATGGACAAGGTTAACGATGTGCTGGCTTTGTTTGGAGAGTGTTTGGGACCTGTAAAGACTGATAACTTGTAA
- a CDS encoding FRG domain-containing protein — MMTKEEIAKLPTLLDLIDYYLAGEHNVELRTELSVFKGAFPTHLQKGFFEPLLMEDGTSILLPLSPIQHSYYRGESSYHEECYPSLYRKGMGEAEIFVERVKRCEMELLMRDYPITGIVERGIQAQDPVGNWHPLFFRIGYDGMAQHYGIKTEYMDLTLDVWTAAFFAATTYDYASDTYSPITDIDKHPYGAFYLYNEIPMLPSFDKKQRVDVVGMQPLARPGRQSAYVFKMEKGENFNDLTQKNLFRHDARVNELVFNYTNRSNRLFPKELLNERIRKRIVEGKEFSLWAFEEARKRYFANRSEEELKGYLEEKEIGVRTDNIQWFAEAEKAEIVDYWKAHEREFLNKIKPRWAYHGPLKEVGAKDLVK; from the coding sequence ATGATGACAAAGGAAGAGATAGCAAAACTGCCGACACTGCTGGACTTGATAGACTATTATCTGGCAGGAGAGCACAATGTGGAATTGAGAACAGAACTCTCCGTGTTTAAAGGTGCATTCCCGACACATCTGCAAAAGGGATTCTTTGAACCGCTGCTGATGGAAGACGGGACAAGCATTCTGCTGCCGCTGTCTCCGATTCAACATAGTTACTACCGAGGTGAGAGCAGCTATCACGAGGAGTGCTACCCATCGCTCTATAGAAAAGGAATGGGCGAGGCGGAGATATTTGTTGAACGCGTAAAACGGTGTGAGATGGAGTTGCTGATGAGGGATTACCCCATCACGGGCATCGTGGAACGTGGTATCCAAGCTCAGGATCCTGTAGGGAACTGGCATCCGCTTTTCTTTAGGATTGGATATGACGGGATGGCACAGCATTATGGCATCAAAACGGAGTATATGGACCTGACATTAGACGTGTGGACTGCTGCATTTTTTGCAGCCACCACCTACGACTATGCTTCAGACACGTACTCGCCCATAACGGATATAGACAAGCATCCTTATGGAGCCTTTTACCTCTATAATGAAATACCGATGCTGCCTTCATTCGATAAAAAGCAAAGAGTGGATGTGGTGGGAATGCAGCCACTGGCAAGACCAGGAAGACAGTCTGCATATGTGTTTAAGATGGAGAAAGGTGAGAACTTTAACGACCTGACTCAGAAAAACCTGTTCAGACATGATGCCAGAGTAAACGAACTGGTCTTTAACTATACGAACCGCAGCAATAGGCTTTTCCCAAAGGAGCTGTTGAATGAGAGGATAAGGAAAAGAATTGTAGAAGGAAAGGAATTCTCGTTATGGGCTTTTGAGGAGGCGAGAAAACGCTATTTCGCGAACAGGAGCGAAGAGGAATTGAAAGGTTATCTGGAAGAGAAGGAGATAGGTGTCAGAACTGACAATATACAGTGGTTTGCTGAAGCTGAAAAGGCGGAAATCGTTGACTATTGGAAGGCGCATGAGCGGGAATTCTTGAATAAGATCAAACCGAGGTGGGCTTATCATGGTCCTCTCAAAGAGGTAGGTGCTAAGGATTTGGTGAAGTGA
- a CDS encoding SEC-C metal-binding domain-containing protein, translating to MNNKAQEILSHLLEDGFDYDATIKEVDALRKGYQQQHDEENANVAWATLEIISLHRDYRKAYEMLRNKQYYEAWCLLEQIEIGITHLLRNFPGTKNAVSYIETMVKQLQSLYPYRVFFSTVIIVKERTCCICGKKRSIRHHCGHFPGHVYNGELCIDIVKKAELEGVDIVFNPEHKYAVAFLRGKEGDQTDHYDYGILEKIMRAWDDPYKPWYYTTKHIHKSPDEFPDLTEESKCPCGSGKTYGECCKNDPEGVKHVVYVFKSGLKP from the coding sequence ATGAATAATAAGGCGCAGGAGATACTATCTCACCTGTTGGAAGATGGCTTTGACTATGATGCAACGATCAAGGAAGTAGATGCGTTAAGGAAGGGCTATCAGCAACAGCACGACGAGGAGAATGCCAATGTGGCATGGGCAACGCTGGAAATTATTAGTTTGCACCGTGATTACAGAAAGGCATACGAGATGCTTCGTAATAAGCAATATTATGAGGCTTGGTGCTTGTTGGAACAAATAGAGATAGGAATAACACACCTTTTGCGGAATTTCCCTGGAACCAAGAATGCAGTGTCGTATATAGAAACGATGGTGAAACAGTTGCAAAGTCTCTATCCATATAGAGTATTCTTCAGTACAGTCATCATTGTCAAGGAGAGAACATGTTGTATCTGTGGTAAGAAAAGATCTATACGCCATCACTGTGGTCATTTCCCTGGTCATGTGTATAACGGAGAGTTGTGTATAGACATTGTGAAGAAAGCAGAGTTGGAAGGTGTAGATATTGTATTTAATCCAGAACATAAATACGCTGTAGCTTTTCTGAGGGGAAAAGAAGGTGATCAAACCGACCATTATGATTATGGCATATTGGAGAAAATCATGAGAGCATGGGATGATCCATATAAGCCATGGTATTATACGACCAAACATATTCACAAAAGTCCCGACGAGTTCCCTGATTTGACAGAAGAGTCGAAGTGTCCTTGTGGTTCGGGGAAAACTTATGGAGAGTGCTGCAAGAATGATCCAGAGGGGGTGAAGCATGTGGTGTATGTGTTTAAATCAGGACTTAAGCCGTAG
- a CDS encoding ATP-binding protein has protein sequence MNVNLSNAVRMFYGKSSYEMVYMEAIANALDAMATEINVEISAQSKKIADTLQVTISDNGVGFTDGRFKKFSNLFDTEDTAHKGLGRLSYRFYFNDVEIESWYDKSKHRKFSFSDDFDGKSDVDTVNEDEWIGGTKLFLSDYAKKKLFNNSIIDVKFLKNKILSHFYLRLFLLKKQKANIVIHLASKIDGKEKKAVISTDDIPDFKTIPIEDTDVGVMFTGMTLYYFVEKTDDKKPSNVVTAINVEGRTYAQNFITKEFFHSGYNMVFLLFSNNFNGLAEANRETITLTDSNKQLFRNIFIKYISKILNGMYPDIATAQSKKREQLEGRYPHLSSYIDGNSIGYMQQSEVLGKAEDLFFKAQREVLNAPILNQEQYEKAKNITSSSLTQYILFRQRVIDKLKSLDAGNREEEVHNLICPRYRVFDGKNAYNDLYKQNLWLIDDRFMTYSNVLSEKEMTKLFKIIDPETDYENTGRPDIAIVFSSDPDKSEKFDVVIIELKREGIDIDKTLGVERQLFDRARELYSHFGEKIQRMWFYGIIEISEKVELELNGYDPLYSTGKVLFAQKNVKISLNPMKTIDVGVYLVDYDALIGDADRRNETFLSIIQNTFKESVEEGE, from the coding sequence ATGAATGTAAACTTGTCAAATGCTGTAAGGATGTTCTATGGTAAATCATCTTACGAGATGGTTTACATGGAGGCTATTGCCAATGCGCTGGATGCAATGGCAACCGAAATAAATGTAGAAATATCGGCTCAATCAAAAAAGATTGCAGATACGCTACAGGTGACCATTAGCGATAATGGTGTAGGCTTTACAGATGGCAGGTTTAAAAAGTTTAGCAACCTATTTGATACGGAGGACACTGCCCACAAAGGATTGGGACGCTTATCATATAGATTTTACTTCAATGATGTAGAAATAGAAAGCTGGTATGATAAGAGTAAACACAGAAAGTTTTCTTTCTCTGACGATTTTGATGGTAAAAGTGATGTAGATACAGTCAATGAAGATGAATGGATTGGCGGAACAAAGCTTTTTCTTTCTGATTATGCCAAAAAGAAACTGTTTAATAACAGCATAATAGATGTGAAGTTTCTGAAGAATAAGATTCTCTCGCATTTCTATCTCAGATTGTTCCTACTAAAAAAGCAGAAGGCCAATATAGTTATTCATCTTGCTTCAAAGATTGACGGTAAAGAGAAAAAGGCGGTTATTTCGACAGACGATATCCCTGATTTCAAGACAATCCCTATTGAAGATACGGACGTTGGAGTGATGTTCACTGGCATGACTCTGTATTACTTCGTAGAAAAGACGGATGACAAGAAGCCAAGCAATGTTGTTACGGCAATTAATGTGGAGGGGAGAACATATGCTCAAAACTTTATAACCAAGGAATTTTTCCATAGTGGTTATAATATGGTGTTCCTTCTTTTCTCGAATAACTTCAATGGATTGGCCGAAGCCAATCGAGAGACCATTACTCTGACGGATTCAAACAAGCAGCTGTTTCGTAATATTTTCATTAAGTATATTTCCAAGATTCTGAATGGAATGTACCCAGATATTGCAACGGCACAATCGAAAAAGAGGGAACAACTGGAAGGGCGCTATCCTCACTTGTCGAGTTATATTGATGGTAATAGTATTGGCTATATGCAGCAGAGCGAAGTATTGGGTAAGGCCGAGGATTTGTTTTTCAAAGCTCAGCGAGAGGTACTCAATGCACCTATATTAAATCAGGAGCAATATGAGAAAGCCAAGAACATTACATCATCATCATTGACACAATATATCTTGTTCAGACAGCGAGTAATAGACAAGTTAAAGTCGCTCGATGCAGGAAACAGAGAGGAGGAAGTGCATAATTTGATTTGCCCCAGGTATCGTGTGTTTGATGGAAAGAATGCCTATAATGACTTGTACAAACAGAATCTATGGTTGATAGATGATAGGTTTATGACCTATAGTAATGTGCTCAGTGAGAAAGAGATGACGAAACTATTTAAGATCATTGATCCTGAAACAGACTACGAGAATACAGGTAGACCTGACATTGCTATTGTGTTTTCTTCAGACCCCGACAAATCAGAGAAATTTGATGTGGTTATCATTGAACTTAAGCGTGAGGGTATAGATATTGACAAGACATTAGGTGTTGAGCGGCAATTGTTTGATAGGGCAAGGGAACTTTATAGCCATTTTGGAGAAAAAATCCAGCGTATGTGGTTCTATGGCATCATAGAAATAAGTGAAAAGGTGGAGTTGGAATTGAATGGATACGATCCTCTGTACTCTACAGGAAAAGTACTCTTCGCGCAGAAGAACGTTAAAATATCATTGAACCCGATGAAGACGATAGATGTTGGTGTTTATCTGGTGGATTACGATGCTTTGATTGGCGATGCAGATAGAAGGAACGAGACTTTCCTGAGTATTATACAGAATACGTTTAAGGAGAGTGTGGAGGAAGGGGAGTGA
- a CDS encoding smalltalk protein, which produces MTSKIKPIIQFIITILTAILSSFCVQSCIC; this is translated from the coding sequence ATGACTTCAAAAATCAAACCCATCATCCAGTTTATCATCACCATTCTCACAGCCATCCTTAGCAGCTTCTGCGTGCAGAGCTGCATATGTTAA
- a CDS encoding N-acetylmuramoyl-L-alanine amidase: MRNITMIIIHCSATRSDRPFPVTSLIACHRQRFGYTGYHYYITRNGQTHQTRHENLVGAHAKGYNTHSIGICYEGGLLPNGHPADTRTEAQKAALWHLLQSLLADYPQARILGHCELPGVTKTCPNFLASREYADLQPAA; this comes from the coding sequence ATGAGAAACATCACCATGATCATCATCCACTGCAGCGCCACGCGAAGTGACCGTCCCTTCCCGGTCACCTCGCTCATCGCCTGCCACCGCCAGCGCTTCGGTTACACCGGCTACCACTACTATATCACCCGCAACGGCCAGACCCACCAGACCCGCCATGAGAACCTGGTGGGAGCCCATGCCAAGGGCTACAACACCCACAGCATCGGCATCTGCTACGAAGGAGGCCTCTTGCCCAACGGCCATCCCGCCGACACCCGTACCGAAGCCCAGAAGGCAGCCCTCTGGCATCTCCTCCAGAGTCTGCTGGCCGACTACCCCCAGGCCCGCATCCTCGGTCACTGTGAGCTCCCCGGAGTCACCAAGACCTGTCCCAACTTCCTCGCCAGCCGCGAGTATGCCGACCTGCAGCCCGCTGCCTAA
- the bcp gene encoding thioredoxin-dependent thiol peroxidase, giving the protein MNIGDQAPEILGKDEQGREIRLSDYRGRKLVLYFYPKDNTSGCTAEACSLRDHYNELQGRGYEVVGVSKDSAASHVKFKEKHQLPFPLIADIDHALLEAMGAWGEKNMYGKKTMGTIRTTFVINEEGIIEQIFAGKQIKTQEHAKQILG; this is encoded by the coding sequence ATGAACATTGGAGATCAAGCGCCCGAGATTCTGGGCAAGGACGAACAGGGACGGGAAATCCGTCTGAGTGACTATCGTGGCCGTAAACTGGTGTTGTACTTTTATCCTAAGGATAATACCAGCGGGTGTACGGCTGAGGCTTGTAGCTTGCGTGACCATTATAACGAATTGCAGGGCAGAGGGTACGAGGTGGTTGGCGTGAGCAAGGATTCGGCAGCATCGCATGTGAAGTTTAAGGAGAAGCATCAACTGCCTTTTCCGCTCATCGCTGACATTGACCATGCGCTCTTGGAGGCAATGGGAGCCTGGGGTGAGAAGAATATGTATGGCAAAAAGACAATGGGGACCATCCGCACGACGTTTGTGATCAACGAGGAAGGCATCATCGAGCAGATCTTTGCCGGCAAGCAGATCAAAACCCAGGAGCATGCCAAGCAGATATTGGGATGA
- a CDS encoding transposase yields the protein MPRQPRKPSSTGIFHIMMRGINHQNIFEEPEDYYQFINILDRMRTQYDDDGNPCSTNCIYYAYCLMSNHFHLLIRERDEKVGNTIKRIAGAYVYYYNHKYLRDGHLFKERFKSEPVNDISYFTTLLRYIHQNPVKAGVVTQVKDYEYSSWGEYDGSVEPVFQICNTRTVLKRIPFKDLNEWVNDLLPDDANFLDNDLEQPRLRLSDDQAWQQIIRITGVSSSSEFQKLDRETQRQSFIQLKELGASVRQLQRLTGIDRGIIQRAR from the coding sequence ATGCCCAGACAGCCACGTAAACCATCAAGCACCGGTATCTTCCACATCATGATGCGAGGTATTAATCATCAGAACATCTTCGAGGAACCAGAGGACTACTATCAGTTCATCAATATCCTCGACAGAATGCGTACTCAGTATGATGATGATGGTAATCCATGTAGCACCAATTGCATCTATTATGCTTACTGCTTGATGTCAAACCACTTCCACTTGCTCATTCGTGAGCGTGATGAAAAGGTTGGCAATACCATCAAGAGGATTGCAGGTGCATATGTCTATTATTACAACCATAAATATCTTCGCGACGGTCACCTATTCAAAGAGCGTTTCAAGTCAGAGCCTGTAAACGATATTTCTTATTTCACCACCCTATTGCGCTACATCCATCAGAATCCTGTCAAAGCAGGTGTTGTTACACAGGTAAAGGACTACGAATATAGCAGCTGGGGCGAATATGATGGTTCTGTTGAACCCGTCTTTCAGATTTGCAACACTAGAACTGTCTTAAAGCGTATTCCCTTCAAAGATCTCAACGAATGGGTTAACGACCTACTACCTGATGATGCCAACTTCCTTGACAATGATTTAGAGCAGCCTCGTCTCAGGCTCTCCGATGATCAGGCATGGCAACAGATTATCAGAATTACAGGCGTTTCAAGTAGCAGCGAATTCCAGAAGCTCGACAGAGAAACCCAGCGGCAGTCTTTCATTCAACTCAAAGAACTTGGAGCATCAGTCCGTCAGCTTCAAAGACTAACTGGCATAGACCGAGGAATCATTCAAAGAGCAAGGTAA